The Oncorhynchus kisutch isolate 150728-3 unplaced genomic scaffold, Okis_V2 scaffold1282, whole genome shotgun sequence nucleotide sequence ggaacaataatcgacATCCCAATGGTGAAacaaagggcacatttatacaaATGCCATCAGTGggaatggggaccaggtgtgtgtaatgacacAGTTCCGGAGGGATCTGTGACAATCTTTCACATGTGGATATGGGGATTTTCACGTGATCACATAAACTTTCACATGTTGATTCAAAATTTCACATGATGCTCTGCAAATAAAAATGAGCCTGTAGGATGTCCCCAGAAAGTAACAGTATGTACTCTACCTACAACTTTGTTACCTGAGGCTAGGGTTTCAGAGACGGACAAACAGATCTTGAATATCTTATTGTATAACAACTTTTTTCACTAATGTTGCAGAGATACCACAACTCAAACAAGTTCTGGAGGATATGAATGAGAGACACTCAAAGACTGCAGTTAAAGACTATATATCTGGAGTCTATGGGATCCTCTCTTTGATCAAAGCGGCCAACTCCAACGACTCGACGATGGTATGACATGCAAAAATCTATCTAGTGAAAGTAAGTCAAGAATGAATTGTCCTTCTTTGATTTTGTGtcttaggttgagatgaaatcaAACATGTACCAACTGCTAAAGGATTCACTGGAGGAGCAGCTTTCTACCATCACATCCCtcatgacaaaacattacaacGACCTTAAAAAACTCCTGTCAGAGGGAGttgccaattcaaaaaaatcATGCTTGCAGATTGCCAAGGAGAAAGTAATCACACCAGAGGCAGTGAGTTTAAGCTAACTGAAAATCATGTTTATATACTCTATGTACAGTAGCTAGTTATCTTATCTCTTGTGATACCTATCAAAGCAATTCGGCATGTCTACACTTTGTCAGAGAGTCCCGGCAGAAGGCTAGACATGCTGAAAGCATCAGAGTTTTATGCATGTTGTTCCATTGAACAATTCAATAATTCATATTTTAATTGCAAGAAGAGTGCATTCGTCCTTCTTGTTTTTGATAGAATATGCTAATATTTTTCCATTGTCAAATTCTTTTAGAGAAAGGATGGCAGAGGATACCATCGTACATTGTCATCTTTATGCAGGAATAAGGGGTTCTGTAGGTCAACAAATGGAGACATCACAGACCTCAACAAAACGTTGGCTGAATCTATGTACGCTGCCATAAATGAGAAATTTGCTGTAATTTTCCCGTAAGTACTATTCTCACAGAGCCAATTATTCTTTCACATTAGTCAATTCATTATCCCTATTTGAATAAAGGACAACTAATGGTGTGGTTATAATTTATTGTTTCAAAGAAATGCTGGAACAACAGGAGAATCAATCTATAAGAAGATCTGCAACTTCAGCATCATCTCAGACAACATGGCCAAGGAGTGGGAGAACACCCCCATGTCTCTGTATCTGATGTTTCTCACCACCGAGGTATAGTGGTATGATTTGTCATTGGCACTCTG carries:
- the LOC116365780 gene encoding nuclear GTPase SLIP-GC-like, with amino-acid sequence MMRIPFWKQEQTEIPQLKQVLEDMNERHSKTAVKDYISGVYGILSLIKAANSNDSTMVEMKSNMYQLLKDSLEEQLSTITSLMTKHYNDLKKLLSEGVANSKKSCLQIAKEKVITPEARKDGRGYHRTLSSLCRNKGFCRSTNGDITDLNKTLAESMYAAINEKFAVIFPNAGTTGESIYKKICNFSIISDNMAKEWENTPMSLYLMFLTTEENFLKDKLKRDVLLRKKVIYESLTDEVQIIMCPCYEEASKISGKGTLKKTQELLVKHIDSSKNPMFDNAQKKMLEGFENLREYIEQTLRTELLESLKRSLKTPNSLSLPDVSEQLENMETYKMLALRERTSQI